Genomic window (Syntrophales bacterium):
AAATTGACGACGTGCATGACAAACTCGACAAGAAAATTGACGACGTGCATGACAAACTTGACAAGAAAATTGACGACGTCCGGGATGAACTTGGCCGAAAAATCGACACTGTTGCCGCCGACCTTACCGCCCACCGCCGGGACACGGAGGCCCATTCCCCGGTGTACCGGGTAAAGGAATAATTGCGGTCACCCCCCCGCAAAAACGCTAAATTTAAAGACCTGACCCCCGAAATCTGACCCCCGAAATATGGAACAGATTCTCATTGATCTGAAGAAAAGTTTGCAGGAAATCGTCGGCGACCGCATGGTCAAGATGGTGCTTTACGGCTCCAGGGCTCGCGGCGATTTCAGCGCCGATTCCGACACGGATATCGCCATTGTTGTCCGGGGTCTCTCGCCGGAGATGAAGCGTTCCATGCTGAGCCGGGTGGCCGACATCGAGTTTGACTATCTCCGCTCCCTCTCCACGCTGATTCTGTCGGAAGAGGATTTTCTACAGC
Coding sequences:
- a CDS encoding nucleotidyltransferase domain-containing protein, with the translated sequence MEQILIDLKKSLQEIVGDRMVKMVLYGSRARGDFSADSDTDIAIVVRGLSPEMKRSMLSRVADIEFDYLRSLSTLILSEEDFLQLKKRERRIAVDIEREGIPL